Within the Mus caroli chromosome 10, CAROLI_EIJ_v1.1, whole genome shotgun sequence genome, the region TCGCAGGGTGGATTACCGTGGGTTACCGCCGCAGCCCCGCACACGGACCCCTGGTGATTGCTGACGCTCAGGGGACCCTCACCCCGCCACCCCACGGTTCTCGTGACCTGGACGGTGTGCAGTGCAGCAGAGCGGTGGCCCCGGGGGATCCGGCTCAGCCCCGCAGTCCGCAGACGGGGACGGTAGCTCCGGGTTGAAGCAGAACTTGGTAGAAAGGAGCTGCCGGAGTCGGAGGATCAGAGCGAGCCTTGGGGAGAGCCGTTTCCAGACCTAGATCGGAGATGTGACGGTCCTGAAGTGGGCGTTGTGCGTGCGTGTGGGGCTAGAGAGTCAGGTGAGAGTCGGAGGCCCGAGAGGAGCGGGATGAGCTTTGACACACGAGGGGAGAAGTCTTTAAAAGGCAGGGAGCTATGGTTTAAGCTGTTAAAAGTTCACACTAAAGATGTGGTGAAGGATATTGGATAAGAACAGCGCAGTAAGTGATTTTAAGGCGGTGCTGTTCGCTTTCTGTGTCCAGTAAGCAGATTTGAGAACGGCTTGAATTACGACCTGTCCCTACTTAAAGGGGCCTGACGTGTCCGGACTTAGTCCTTGCATGCTCTGCGCTGATTCTCACGTAAGCTAAGCATGAGGGCACAGCACAGCTTCTCTTCCATCTGTCCCAGTTCTGGAGAGAAGGCTGCTTGGCCACGTCCTTGCCAGTCAAGGGTGTGAGCAGTAAaccttttgtttgtgtttctgtttacCGCCAGGTGAAGCATGGCTAAAAGCCTGCGGAGTAAGTGGAAGAGGAAGATGCGGGccgagaagagaaagaagaatgcgCCAAGGGAGCTCAACAGACTGAAGAGTATCCTCAGAGTGGACGGGGATGCTCTAATGAAAGACGTTGAGGAGATAGCAACCGTGGTGGTAGCCAAACCTCGCCAGGAGAAAATGCAGTGCGAGGAAGAGCGGTGTGACGCGGATGAGGAAAAGGGTGAGCCTCATGCTTCATTTATGTGGCTTTTCTAAAAAATATCGATCGACTTTTCTCTtagcccccccccctctttttttaaaggtgtcTTCTACCCATTTCTACTTGTCCCTAGTGTCAAGTCCAAAAGAAACTGGGGGCAAATGGCTGGCTGTGGAGCTTATTAGATAATAAAGTACATGCTGGCACCCTGgttcctctcagctcctccccccaacccctaaGTATCTCCACTTCACAAGCCTCCCTCTCACTCCCATATAACACTGCCGTCTGGGCCGTgccttctctctcttgcttctctcagCTCCTGGATCCTCACCTTCCTCTCAGTCCCCTTTACCCcgcttctcttcctctcttgcctccccaccccccacctccctttctctcctctcatggccTGGTTCAGTCCACTGGCCATGTTTcgtcttctttctctcctgctctggactcttccggCTGTACCTTCCCTCATTTCGACAGTAAACACTTCCTCTTCAGTCACACTTGGAGCCATCCTGTGCTCACTGTATGCACCTCACATACTTGCTGTGTTCACGTCTTTATCCTTTGGAAGCTTACGTCTCTATTAGAGACGGTGCTAAGCTGTTTCACAGTCCATGTTTGTGAATAGCATCTCTGAGTTGTTTAGAATGGATCTTCAGCAGTTACACAGCAGCTTGAATGCCCCAGGCACTGATGGTACTGTGGGATGGAGCTTAGCATCTAGGCAGATGTATAATTACCCTGGAAAGTCACAGAATCTCACTTTTGTTTGCATCTTTTTAGAGACCCCTGTGTATTGTTACTCATTGGAGGCTCTGTATAATGCTGGATTCAGCAAAGAAAggggtatttgtttttaatgcccCAACTTGGCAGCAAGCTAAATGAAGCACTCATATGAGGAGCATTGATTacacttccagaggactcaggttcagttcccagcacccacacggcagctcacaactgtcagtagCTCCAGGATCTGACatcccacacagacagacatgcaggcaaagcatcagtgtaggtctttttttaaaaaggcactcTTAAGATAGAAGTGTGTTCATGTCTTGAAGGCCAAGGACTCCAAAGTTCTTAGTGCTTAATCCGAAGTGTTAGCGTCCCATTCTTCCAAAGAGAAACCCTCCTGTCTGGTTTCTGTTGGTCTGCTCTGATTCCACTGCCCCTGAGAGGTTTGACATTGAACTGGCTGTGTCCCTTTCAGCACACACATGTCACCTCTGCCCTGCAACTCTTTTCTTggctgcgcccccccccccccccccaggagttTCTCTCCCTGTCCTTCCAACCCTGAGACAGACAGCTGCTAATGCCGTTGGTCCTCGGTGGCTTGCTTTGTAGCTTACTGTCTCATTCTGAACTTCATGTTTTAGCAGATATCAATTTTTCCCTTTAAAGACAATACTGGTTTGTCGTATGTgctaggttttatttgtttgtagttGGCATCTGGGGCATTTCCATGCTTCTGTGGTCTAGTAAACCTTAGTGTGCacgtttgcttgtttgcttggttgtttttAATACCCACTTTCAGTGCTTTGCAGTATGGGCTTACAGATGGAACCTGGCTCATACAGTAATTCTTTGCTCTTCTCTGCACCTGCCAGACATTTTATATCCACCTAGCAGTGCCTCAAATATTTCACTGCaattaaactgtttttaaagtttggttgtttctgtctgtgtggaTTGTAAACATTCTTTATAAATTCTGGGCATCTTTGAGTCTTTTGAGTGggtgcttttctttccttctggcttttatgtcccctaattttcttaattttatcatGTAGGATCTTagtatactgttttgtttttctattccaaaacttttatttttgactATTCCCTTGAATAACTTCCTGCTCCTGTGTATCGTATCTTGTGGGGGTATTGTTTGCTTCTGTAATTTGATCAGATATTTCTGCGTTGTTTGTTGCATTCTCTTGAGTTCTGCTGCCTTGCTTTCACCCTTGTTCCCTCCACGCTTGTCTAGCCCTTTTCCCAAATACCTGGTGCATTCGTTGTTGTTGCCATTGTTGATCTTAGGCGAGGCGCTGGGGTGGAAACTGGGGGTGGAGGAGGCATCAGGGTGTGAGGAGGAGCCGTCCATCAGCATGGAGGCTTGTGGGGTAACTGGAGGGCTTCTGGCTTTTTTTTAGGATATCTCCTTTTAGAATCTgtgcctcttctttttttcctcagcatCCTGAGAGAAGAATTCTCTCAATTTCTGCCTGGAGAATGCCTTGGTGCCCTCATTTGTAATATTTCAGGAGCTAAATGGGAATAGCAGTGGAGATGAGGGAAGTCCTTCAGTTTAGTCATATCAGTAAAGCTTGCTCCTTCTGCCCTCAAGTATGTCCCCGTTGCAGCTGGGGACTATGCAACCTGCATAGTTTCTTGGGCCAAAAAATGCAGCTGTCCCCTGTATTTGTCCCCTCTGTCTGTACCAAAGCATTACTTGTTACACCAAACCCCATGGCCAGAAGTTGTTGCCCATCCCTTGATCCCAGCCTTTCTACttccctctctgtgcttccttttcAAATGTAAACCAGACTCACTAACTCACCTGCTTACGATGCTAATTTtcagggctgaagaggtggctcagcacttGGAGCTCTCACAGAGTTCATTTTCCAGCTCCTGTGTCAGGTGGCCCATAGCCAACTGGAACATCAGCTCCAGGGACCAACTgcactctcttcttcctccatgggCACCcgcacacacacgcgtgcacacatgGATTTAGGAGCATGCAGCGGCATGTGTGGCTTATGTCTGACTTTGCTGTAAGGAGTGAAGGGCTTCCATAGGAAGTGGtctctttgttttgatttcagaCTCCATGTGGTTCTGATGCTCTTGCGATTCCACGGGATTGCCACATGTGAATGTAATAGCTtctcattttattcttgtttctaatttagatgacatgaaaatggaaactgaaattaagagaaacagaaagactctTCTAGACCAGCATGGCCAGTACCCAGTATGGATGAACCAGAGGCAAAGAAAAAGACTGAaggccaagagagaaaagaaacgaGGGAAAAGCAGAGCAAAGGCCGCGAAGGGCCTGGCCTGGTAGACCTTAAAGACTGGCaagggagccaggcgtggtggtgcacccctttcatcccagcattcaagaggtggaggcaggtggatctctgtgagttcaaggccagcctggtctacagagcaattcCAAAGCACCCAGGGCTCCTATACACAGagaaccatgtcttgaaaaaacaagcaaacaaacaaaaaacccagaaactttGTTTTCAGTTTGAACTTAGTTCTGTAATTCAAACCAAAATAACTCACTTGTGTTAGAACCTTGAATAAAATCTCTTTGGTGATGCAAGAATGTTGTGCTGAGGTTGTGATTGGATCCTGCCTGGCACTGAGCATTGTGAGCATTGATGTGGTTATAATTATTCGATGTTACAGAATGGCCATTATGCTCAGTTCCTCAGGTTAAGCATGCTTATATCAAAGCAGTGTGGGCAGAGAGCTGTTACATTAGCATATTCAAAAATAGGGTGTCAAGGGCCTGAGGAAGAGTCAACTTCTGTTTCTGGTTGGGTGGCTCAAAACCAGCTCCCAAGGATGCGCCCTCTCGTGGCCGTCACTGGCACCGACATTCTATGCACATCTTCCCACGCACTAATAACTAAAATAGTCTTAAAAAGTCCATCAGTGGATCTTACAAGTAGGACTTACttgaagtgtttatttttttataattcataATAAATGATATTTTGCGTGGAGATCTTGgagtttgacattttcttttatatatcatTAGGGTTTTCAGATACTGAGAAGACGCCAGCCTTTAGTTCAGGTGGACTATTATGTGTATAGATTATTGTGTaaaacaagctgggcgtggtggcgcacgcctttaatcccagcactcgggaggcagaggcaggcggatttctgagttcgaggccagcctggtctacaaagtgagtgccaggacagccaggactatacagagaaaccctgtctcgaaaaacctaaaaaaaaaaaaaaaaacaagtgatcCTCAATTTCAATATTGTGTAGCTTAAAATAATGGTAAagtctagggctggtgagatggctcagtgggtaagagcactgactgctcttctgaaggtcctgagttcaagtcccagcaaccacatgatggctcacaaccacccgtaatgagatctgacgtcctattctggggtgtctgaagtcagcaactgtagttatttataataaatctttgggccagagcgatcgggctgaccagagcaagtggGATTGACCAGAGCAAACAGGTCCTAAGTAacaactcccaacaaccacatgaaggctcacagtgTCTGTACAGATACagcgtactcacatacatacaataaatctttaaaacaaaatagtaaagTGTAGCATTTCCCAGAGTGCATTCTCAGAATCAGTTTCTCTGGATGCTtggttaaaatatatatgtatacatccaTTTGGCAAATGCCCCATATGTAAACATTGATGGGTGTTAGCTAACTTAGTATTGTTTTATGAAGAAAACTAGAATTAGTCTGGCTACACACCAGTGAGATGAGTGTTAGCTGAATCTGCCTCTGTACGCTTTGTTCATTCCAACTATTTAAATTTAGCATTCCATCTGAAGTTTTATTCTAGTCATATCCACCACCTTATTGTGCTGAATAAAACCAGGGGCTTTGCAGATACTAGAAATGTTGAGAACTGTGTATCTGCTCAAAAAAATGTATCCctccaggaaagaaaaatgtacaaGAGTAAGGTTACTTGGCCCTGAGAccttacagtaccaggcatgcatgtggccaAATGCTACAGAAGGAAGCACAAAATGATGCCAGGAGACGCTTAAAATCAGTGTAACGGTCCCTCCTCAACCCACCCAGTAgctcattttaaatgtattaaaaaaatacatctttctgAAGGGGACAAGAAAAAGCTGGTCacgtagctcagtagtagaacactGATCCGAAATGATCACAGGCTCTGGGTTCGATCCCAGCATCAGCAGGTGAAAGGGAGTTGGAGGTGGATGGTATCCGTGGTCTCTGCTTTTTGCTGTGGTTGTCAATAACAGTGTGGGAGGTAGCTAGATAAATAGGTGTGCGTGAAATAAGATGGCGCAGAGTTCTTAACCCTTTTACTGTGGGCAGCCTTATGTTGATGCTATGCCCTTAGTTTTCATTTAGGTTTTAGCAGCATTGCTAGGTTTCTGAAATTGAACACTTCCAGGGATCAATATACATTTTTCCTATAGCTCACAACCGCAATTTGATACCAGTAACAGAAGCTTTGAGCCTCTCTGTGGTGTTAGGTTGTTCGCTTAAAGTTTCTTTTGGCATTTGGTTGCTCCGGTTTTAACTTAAAAGTTAGACTGGGAGATGGCCCCATTGCTATGGAAGCGTGGAGACCCAAGTttgaattctcagcacccatatacACAGGTAGGCCCTTGAGCATGTGCCTCCGGTCTAGGAAGGCGAGGCTTCCATTGGGGAAGGTCACTAGTGACCAGGTGACGGATGAGAAGGAATGTgacctgctggccagccaggctatgCATGTGAAAGAGCTCAGGTTCAGAAAAAACCGGAAGTGATATCAAAGAGCAGTTGAGGAAAATGCCGGACTTCTGACTTCCGCATCCACCCATCTGCCCTGCCCCAAGTTACCAGAACCCCTATGGGAAGTGCTTTGAGTCAGGCTTTAGCGTGTCAAGTCCTCACAGCTTTAGAACAGTGACTGCCATGAGTGAGTCTCAGCCCTGAGTTCCCAGTCAGTGCTGCTGGCACGGTgggtctgtctgtccatctcggGTTTTGGCAGGAAATCTAGAGTGGACTTTTGAAATCAGTTCAGGGGTGTGATAAGCCCTTTGTCGCTTTTAAAGACTAATACGTGGGGAAGCACTTTAATCTTCATAGGTAAGCCTCGCATctccaaatttgtttttaatgctgtCCAGAGAATTGCTGTAAAACCACCAGAGGGCGCTCAAGCCAAGCAGGAAGTCACTTGGTATCACACTAGGACGCGTTAGAAGCAGAATGGAACTATTTTTGTTCCCtttaaaagtattaaatatacgtaagactaataaaaatataaatttaaaattattaactcATCTAATTGATACAGAGGCCTATGATTATGCTGCTAATATTATCTAcacttggggaaactgaggcacaggagtCACGTAGCTAAAACCAGGACTGCTGTTTCAAAGCATGCATTTTCACAGAGCCCATACAATTTCTCCAAGACAAAAGgtgttcttggggctggagagatggctcagtagttaccagcactgactgctcttccagaggccctaagttcaattcccagcaaccacatggtggctcacaaccatctgtaatgggatctgatgccctcttctggtgtgtctgaagacagctNacagctacagtgcactcatatacatttttatctggtgttctgaagacagctacagtgtactcatatacattaaaaaaaaaaaaaaaaaaaaaaaaggtattcttGAAGTAGACTTCTTGTTACTTGGTTTAATCCGTGATGGGATTGGGTTGAAGCAGGCTCAGGGTCAGGTAAAGAACTCGCTTAGTAACAAAATGACTTATAGAACCCTTCTCAAAACTCTGGGTGGAAACCAGAGTGGATTTCACAAAGTAACACTTCATCAGAAATGTGCCAACTGGTCCAAACGCAGAGATAGACCGAGGTTATTCGTGACCAGACA harbors:
- the Llph gene encoding protein LLP homolog, whose translation is MAKSLRSKWKRKMRAEKRKKNAPRELNRLKSILRVDGDALMKDVEEIATVVVAKPRQEKMQCEEERCDADEEKDDMKMETEIKRNRKTLLDQHGQYPVWMNQRQRKRLKAKREKKRGKSRAKAAKGLAW